One window of Desulfonatronum thioautotrophicum genomic DNA carries:
- a CDS encoding 3'-5' exonuclease, protein MEFRIADTFTDSLARLSAQDQKAAKTTAFDLQLNPAHPGLKFHRVEYGKDPNFWSVRVSGDVRMIVHRSDGNLLLCYVDHHEEAYRWAEKRKLERHPATGAAQLVELREAVQEIFVPAQVPVDVPSGQAARQARPALASHTREELLGYGVPEQWLDDALQATEEGLLELAEHLPQEAAEALLDLAVGKTPQTPQAVPDDVDPFDHPDAQRRFRVMRDVEELARALDAPWEKWSVFLHPAQRQLVERDYNGPVRVSGSAGTGKTIVALHRAVHLARAHPEARVLLTTFAEPLANSLRSKLRVLIGNTPRLAERLEVESMLNIGKRLYQSLVQRPQLVAGEDINRRIDQAATSVQGLAFSLTFLRSEWADIVDAWQVQTWDDYRTAVRLGRKTRLTEKHRAQIWPVFHQVRQGLTADGLITEADLFSQLAAQLAQGGRSPFEFIIVDEAQDVSIPQLRFLAALGASQPNGLFFTGDLGQRIFQMPFSWKALGVDIRGRSHGLQINYRTSHQIRKQADRLLAPKLADVDGNVEDRQATHSVFNGPMPTMITADDEADEIQAVGNWLRKLATKGVPAQEIGVFVRSPSELNRARQAVQSADLAANILDEQVQTRPDHISIGTMHLAKGLEFRAVAVMACDDEIIPLQSRMESVADNNDLEDIYNTERHLLYVACTRAREFLLVSGVEPVSEFLDDMGERVISK, encoded by the coding sequence GATCGTGCATCGTTCGGACGGCAATTTACTGCTCTGCTATGTGGATCACCACGAAGAGGCGTACCGCTGGGCCGAGAAGCGCAAACTGGAGCGCCACCCGGCCACGGGGGCGGCGCAACTGGTGGAACTGCGGGAGGCGGTCCAGGAGATTTTCGTTCCCGCGCAGGTGCCGGTGGACGTCCCCAGCGGGCAAGCGGCCAGGCAGGCCCGTCCGGCTCTTGCGAGCCACACCCGCGAAGAATTGCTGGGCTATGGCGTACCCGAGCAATGGCTGGATGACGCCCTTCAGGCCACCGAAGAGGGCTTGCTGGAACTGGCCGAGCATCTGCCCCAGGAGGCTGCCGAGGCCCTGTTGGACCTGGCCGTGGGCAAGACGCCGCAAACGCCCCAGGCCGTGCCGGATGATGTTGATCCCTTCGACCATCCCGACGCCCAGCGCCGATTCCGGGTCATGCGCGACGTGGAGGAACTGGCCCGCGCCCTGGACGCCCCCTGGGAAAAATGGTCCGTGTTCCTGCACCCGGCCCAGCGCCAGCTTGTGGAGCGCGACTACAACGGCCCGGTCCGGGTCTCCGGCTCAGCCGGAACCGGCAAGACCATCGTGGCCCTGCACCGGGCCGTGCATCTGGCCCGCGCCCATCCGGAAGCCAGGGTGCTGCTGACAACGTTTGCCGAGCCCCTGGCCAACTCCCTGCGCTCCAAGCTGCGCGTGCTGATCGGCAACACACCGCGATTGGCCGAGCGCCTGGAAGTGGAGTCCATGCTGAACATCGGCAAGCGGCTCTACCAGTCGCTGGTCCAGCGCCCCCAACTGGTTGCCGGGGAAGACATCAACCGGCGCATTGATCAGGCCGCGACGAGTGTTCAAGGACTCGCCTTCAGCCTGACGTTCCTGCGCTCCGAATGGGCGGACATCGTGGACGCCTGGCAGGTGCAAACCTGGGACGACTATCGCACCGCTGTCCGCCTGGGCCGCAAGACCCGCCTGACCGAGAAGCACCGCGCCCAAATCTGGCCCGTTTTCCACCAGGTCCGCCAGGGCCTGACCGCGGACGGATTGATCACCGAAGCCGACCTGTTCAGCCAACTTGCCGCCCAGCTTGCCCAGGGCGGACGCTCCCCCTTCGAGTTCATCATCGTTGACGAGGCCCAGGACGTGAGCATCCCGCAACTGCGTTTCCTGGCCGCCCTGGGCGCGAGTCAGCCCAACGGCCTGTTCTTCACCGGAGACCTGGGCCAGCGCATTTTCCAGATGCCCTTTTCCTGGAAAGCCCTGGGCGTGGACATCCGGGGCCGCTCCCATGGCCTGCAAATCAACTACCGCACCTCCCACCAGATCAGAAAACAGGCCGACCGCCTCCTGGCCCCCAAGCTGGCCGACGTGGACGGCAACGTGGAAGACCGCCAGGCCACCCACTCGGTCTTCAACGGCCCCATGCCGACCATGATTACAGCCGACGACGAGGCCGACGAAATCCAGGCCGTGGGCAACTGGCTGCGCAAACTCGCAACCAAGGGCGTCCCGGCCCAGGAAATCGGCGTCTTCGTCCGCTCCCCGTCAGAACTGAACCGTGCCCGCCAGGCCGTCCAATCAGCAGACCTCGCCGCCAACATCCTCGACGAACAGGTCCAAACCCGCCCCGACCACATCTCCATCGGCACCATGCACCTGGCCAAGGGCCTGGAATTCCGCGCCGTGGCCGTCATGGCCTGCGACGACGAAATCATCCCCCTCCAATCCCGCATGGAATCCGTCGCCGACAACAACGACCTCGAAGACATCTACAACACCGAACGCCACCTCCTCTACGTCGCCTGCACCAGAGCCAGGGAGTTTTTGCTGGTCTCGGGCGTTGAGCCGGTGTCGGAGTTTTTGGATGATATGGGAGAAAGGGTAATCAGTAAGTGA
- a CDS encoding CAP domain-containing protein, whose amino-acid sequence MPDHQKTIPRPPGIISEKLNASDIVKLTNEYRISLGLPPLRENFQLTHAAEYRANDMIKNSYYAHVNPVTGENPGDAITQANYQFRTYAENIAMGNFQSNRHIVDGWINSPGHRANIVNPDIREIGVAIIKDNLTPLGRPSVYYGVQLFASPMPDCSRPSNADKALLQDMQRRNDDIWKRVDDKRREIENLKSRIDRETNTATRNRLIPDYNRQVGAFNSLAAEAKGMQESLKLVVQAYNKKVNEYNACMQTDSFVFK is encoded by the coding sequence ATGCCTGACCACCAGAAAACAATTCCTCGGCCTCCTGGAATAATTTCAGAAAAACTCAATGCATCTGATATTGTCAAGCTAACCAATGAATATAGAATCTCCTTGGGTCTTCCCCCTCTTCGTGAAAATTTTCAGTTGACGCATGCCGCTGAATACAGGGCAAACGACATGATCAAAAACAGTTACTACGCTCACGTCAATCCCGTGACAGGTGAAAATCCTGGCGATGCGATCACGCAGGCCAATTATCAGTTCAGAACATATGCCGAAAATATTGCCATGGGCAACTTTCAATCCAATCGGCACATTGTTGATGGATGGATAAACAGCCCCGGACACAGAGCGAACATCGTGAACCCGGATATCAGGGAAATCGGCGTGGCTATTATCAAAGATAATTTAACCCCGCTGGGCCGACCTTCAGTGTATTATGGCGTTCAGCTCTTTGCCAGTCCAATGCCTGATTGCTCACGCCCCAGCAATGCCGACAAGGCTCTGCTCCAGGACATGCAAAGGAGAAATGATGACATTTGGAAAAGGGTTGATGACAAGAGAAGGGAAATCGAAAATTTGAAAAGTCGCATTGATCGGGAGACGAATACAGCAACGAGGAACAGATTGATTCCAGATTACAATAGACAAGTAGGTGCATTCAACAGCCTTGCTGCTGAGGCGAAAGGGATGCAGGAAAGCCTGAAATTGGTTGTTCAAGCTTACAACAAGAAAGTAAATGAATACAATGCTTGTATGCAGACCGACAGCTTTGTTTTCAAGTAA
- a CDS encoding helicase-related protein: protein MKSNRFHAHQALAGLKDFQRTTVEYVFSRFHGPQATSRFLVADEVGLGKTLVARGIIAKTIERLQDELDRIDVIYICSNASIATQNVNRLNIFQSADKASNHGSPGFAIATRLTYLPKQISSLNNKVNFISLTPGTAFDHTRSRGGHAEERVILYRMLRDLPWERSDSRLCRSGLLNMLQATSGKQRWRNSAASSDIHLDPALSASFRDALLADSELYARMRLGCERFIRFKEYSRISTEDQRLRYDTIGKLRGLLAKVCISALRPSLVILDEFQRFKHLLEDEGDASLLARYLFEQREAKTLLLSATPYKPFTMDQETDQDDHYPDFLRTLGFLCNGSDRVERIKGLLARHRKRLQSGKGASAAPDEVKTELEQELLRVMCRTERIAFTRDANAMLTESTPISMPQPKDLDHAALADRIASEVKAGDVIEYWKSAPYIINFLKHYELRRKLEQAFDKPSEELLRLFTDNGHLLSKATIEAYDPVDPGNPRMRILFAQTLDKGLWQLLWMPPSMPYSKPAGVYEGKEDLTKSLIFSSWSAVPDAIASVCTYEAQRRMTHNGSKQKMNYHDKVSQLLTFAYDAVEQRHKNMPHLAWLMPSPTLAQAIDPLAIALRLGQGEPVPLEELRKEIMAICEEMLRSLPQGTPASRPDERWYWAAPVLLENHESFFYWLRDVDSWHTGKTDDQNEHSDFIKHVKHFEHFPQQAHTLGPRPTDLAEVLCDLALAGPGTCALRALHRITSEGIGHEFLLSGAARIALGFRSLFNLPETIVMLRGEKPDETYWRLTLRYAAEGNIQSMLDEHVHTLKESLGVQEKEQDTQIKEIAAAVHAALSLRTAQIQIDEIKAVTNKLVVEGFNTRCRFALRFGDIKGDDQKARDRADMVRAAFNSPFRPFILASTSIGQEGLDFHTWCHAVIHWNLPANPVDLEQREGRVHRYKGHAVRKNIAFCHGLKVLADNGYQGDPWDALFAHAADQKSAHLNDLVPYWLYDEGPARIERHIYMIPLSREIAKLKQLKKGLAFYRLAFGQPRQEDLIASLNIQKDDSHAKILDAMISLAPRQSDNPKDEMTADNL, encoded by the coding sequence GTGAAAAGTAACCGCTTCCACGCCCACCAGGCCCTGGCAGGCTTGAAGGATTTCCAGCGAACCACCGTGGAGTATGTGTTTTCCCGGTTCCATGGTCCGCAAGCCACCTCGCGCTTTCTGGTGGCCGACGAGGTGGGACTGGGCAAGACCCTCGTGGCTCGCGGCATCATTGCCAAGACCATTGAACGACTCCAGGACGAGCTGGATCGCATCGACGTCATCTACATCTGCTCCAACGCCTCCATTGCCACGCAAAACGTGAACAGGCTGAACATTTTCCAGTCCGCCGACAAGGCAAGCAACCACGGTTCACCCGGATTCGCCATCGCCACCCGGCTGACCTATCTGCCCAAACAGATTTCGTCCCTGAACAACAAGGTCAACTTCATCAGCCTCACGCCGGGCACGGCCTTTGACCACACCCGCAGCCGGGGCGGACACGCCGAGGAACGGGTCATCCTGTACCGGATGCTGCGGGACCTGCCCTGGGAGCGCAGTGATAGTCGGCTGTGTAGGTCGGGTCTGCTGAACATGCTCCAGGCCACCTCCGGCAAACAGCGCTGGCGCAACAGCGCAGCCAGTTCGGACATACACCTTGATCCCGCACTCTCCGCCTCTTTTCGTGACGCGCTTCTTGCCGACTCTGAACTCTACGCCCGGATGCGGCTGGGTTGTGAACGGTTTATCCGCTTCAAGGAATATTCCAGGATTTCTACCGAAGACCAGAGGCTGCGGTACGATACCATCGGCAAGTTGCGGGGACTCCTGGCCAAGGTCTGCATTTCCGCCCTGCGACCATCCCTGGTCATCCTGGATGAATTCCAACGTTTCAAGCATCTCCTGGAGGACGAGGGCGACGCCTCTTTGCTGGCCCGCTATCTCTTTGAGCAACGCGAGGCCAAGACTCTGCTCTTGTCCGCGACCCCCTACAAGCCCTTCACCATGGATCAGGAGACGGATCAGGACGACCATTATCCCGATTTTCTGCGCACCCTGGGTTTTCTCTGCAACGGCTCGGACCGTGTTGAACGGATCAAGGGATTGCTGGCCCGGCATCGAAAACGCCTGCAATCGGGAAAAGGGGCAAGTGCCGCACCAGACGAGGTGAAAACGGAATTGGAGCAGGAGCTGCTTCGCGTGATGTGCCGCACCGAGCGGATTGCCTTCACGCGGGATGCGAACGCCATGCTCACGGAATCCACCCCAATCTCCATGCCCCAGCCCAAAGACCTGGATCATGCGGCGTTGGCCGACCGGATCGCATCGGAGGTCAAGGCCGGGGATGTGATCGAGTACTGGAAATCAGCCCCGTACATCATCAACTTCTTGAAGCACTACGAGTTGCGGCGCAAACTGGAACAGGCTTTTGACAAGCCCAGTGAAGAACTGCTCCGGTTATTCACGGACAACGGCCATTTGCTCTCCAAGGCGACCATTGAGGCCTACGACCCCGTAGACCCCGGCAACCCACGAATGCGGATACTGTTTGCCCAAACCCTGGACAAGGGCCTCTGGCAGCTGCTCTGGATGCCCCCATCCATGCCTTACTCCAAGCCTGCCGGTGTTTACGAGGGCAAGGAGGACCTGACAAAAAGCCTGATTTTCTCATCCTGGAGTGCTGTGCCTGATGCGATTGCTTCAGTTTGTACCTACGAGGCTCAACGGAGGATGACGCATAACGGTTCAAAACAAAAAATGAACTATCATGATAAGGTCAGCCAACTATTGACGTTTGCATACGATGCAGTGGAGCAGCGTCATAAAAATATGCCCCACCTCGCCTGGCTGATGCCTTCGCCGACTTTAGCCCAGGCAATCGATCCTCTCGCAATAGCACTGCGCCTTGGCCAGGGGGAGCCTGTTCCTCTAGAGGAACTGCGCAAGGAAATCATGGCAATCTGTGAAGAAATGCTGCGCTCCCTGCCGCAGGGCACACCTGCATCACGACCAGATGAGCGCTGGTACTGGGCCGCTCCGGTATTGTTGGAAAATCATGAGTCGTTTTTCTACTGGCTCAGGGACGTCGATAGTTGGCACACAGGCAAAACCGACGACCAGAATGAGCACAGTGATTTCATCAAGCATGTAAAACATTTTGAGCATTTCCCACAGCAAGCGCACACCCTCGGTCCACGTCCCACCGACCTGGCCGAAGTACTTTGCGACTTGGCCCTGGCAGGGCCAGGCACCTGCGCATTGCGAGCCTTGCACAGAATCACATCGGAAGGCATTGGCCATGAATTTCTGCTCTCCGGCGCAGCACGGATTGCCTTGGGCTTCCGCTCGCTCTTCAATCTCCCCGAAACCATCGTCATGTTGCGCGGCGAAAAACCTGACGAGACTTATTGGCGCTTGACCCTGCGCTATGCCGCCGAGGGCAATATCCAGTCCATGCTGGATGAACACGTGCATACCCTCAAGGAGTCGTTGGGGGTTCAGGAAAAAGAACAGGATACGCAGATTAAGGAAATCGCTGCTGCTGTTCATGCAGCGCTTTCCTTGCGTACGGCCCAGATCCAGATCGACGAGATCAAGGCCGTCACGAACAAGCTTGTGGTGGAAGGCTTCAACACCCGTTGCCGCTTCGCCCTGCGTTTTGGGGACATCAAAGGCGATGACCAGAAGGCCCGGGACAGGGCCGACATGGTTCGCGCCGCTTTCAACTCCCCCTTCCGGCCCTTTATTCTGGCTTCAACCTCCATCGGCCAGGAGGGGTTGGATTTTCACACCTGGTGTCATGCGGTGATCCACTGGAACCTGCCCGCAAACCCAGTGGACCTGGAACAGCGGGAAGGACGGGTGCATCGATACAAGGGCCATGCCGTGCGCAAAAATATTGCTTTTTGCCACGGCCTGAAAGTGCTGGCGGATAACGGATATCAGGGCGATCCATGGGACGCGCTGTTCGCGCATGCCGCAGACCAAAAATCAGCCCATCTCAACGATTTGGTTCCATACTGGCTGTATGACGAAGGCCCGGCCCGCATCGAACGGCACATCTACATGATCCCGTTGAGCAGAGAAATTGCCAAGCTGAAACAACTCAAAAAGGGCCTTGCCTTCTACCGCTTGGCGTTTGGGCAACCAAGGCAGGAAGATTTAATTGCATCGCTCAACATTCAAAAAGATGATTCTCACGCCAAAATATTGGATGCCATGATTTCCCTGGCTCCAAGACAGAGCGACAATCCAAAAGATGAAATGACTGCAGACAATCTGTGA
- a CDS encoding phospholipase D family protein produces MLNPNSRALYTDMLTAPPGMVFEDAVAATFSMDPMVLLEAPVHLALQGAGGNEPPDPLAILDSVRRFSRKITVCVQNGQILVPSSAKPNPLFGLLEEMCVEMVVPKGGVFHPKLWCIRFRDVHNDSDWMRLVILSRNMTLDRSWDLSLQLDGPVGKRNQERNRPLARFFNRVPRLTKRPLAEERAEQFRRFSRDVKKVQWELPDGFDELSFALPGDPKYPWPLPKTKRLMVIAPFCSDAALRQLAKNSDQPVALVSRPETLESLDSEVLARFERCLHLHEAAETEEGEETPSFRRPLAIGLHAKVYILETRHYSDYTHIVMGSANATNAALGFVDTSNTALVRGVNVEILAELKGRKSRVGGIDQILDQDGLGELLADFHKSTPVPPDSRRAEAEKALENARKALASAELTLTCKPVGGASTWKLTLVGSIPLMPCIVQTQAWPITIGDDQAKTIMPNSAEHGIASPKGHDLGEFSAASLTGLIAFALQTEHLDISARFVLNLPVSGMPDERDASILRTVLANKDGFLRYLLLLLGQADGDGVISGPGMGIWRQIFRKLAHGDDVALLEEMTRVYSRSPERLQDVKKLVHDLQRTKADIIPEHFLQLWSVFETALEQRREK; encoded by the coding sequence ATGCTTAACCCGAACTCCCGCGCTCTTTATACCGACATGCTGACTGCACCTCCGGGAATGGTCTTTGAGGACGCCGTTGCCGCAACGTTCTCCATGGACCCGATGGTGTTACTGGAAGCCCCCGTACATTTGGCATTGCAGGGCGCGGGCGGCAACGAACCGCCGGACCCGCTGGCCATCCTGGACTCGGTTCGCCGTTTTTCGCGCAAGATCACGGTATGCGTCCAGAATGGGCAAATCCTCGTGCCCAGCAGCGCCAAGCCCAACCCGCTGTTCGGACTGCTGGAGGAAATGTGCGTTGAAATGGTCGTTCCCAAGGGAGGAGTTTTTCACCCGAAGCTCTGGTGTATCCGCTTCCGGGATGTTCATAACGATTCGGACTGGATGCGTCTTGTGATCCTGAGCCGGAACATGACCCTGGATCGCTCCTGGGATTTATCCCTGCAACTGGACGGCCCCGTGGGCAAACGCAACCAGGAACGCAATCGCCCTTTGGCCCGGTTTTTCAACCGGGTGCCACGGCTGACCAAGCGCCCCTTGGCTGAAGAGCGTGCCGAGCAGTTCAGGCGCTTTTCCCGTGACGTCAAAAAGGTCCAGTGGGAGCTGCCGGACGGTTTTGACGAGCTTTCATTCGCGCTTCCAGGAGATCCCAAGTATCCGTGGCCATTGCCCAAGACCAAACGACTGATGGTCATTGCTCCCTTTTGCAGCGACGCCGCCTTGCGGCAGTTGGCAAAAAACTCGGACCAGCCCGTGGCCCTTGTCTCGCGTCCAGAGACTCTGGAAAGCCTGGACAGCGAAGTGTTGGCAAGGTTTGAACGATGCCTGCACCTGCATGAGGCTGCGGAAACCGAGGAAGGAGAGGAAACTCCGTCCTTCAGGCGTCCCCTGGCCATCGGCCTGCACGCCAAAGTCTATATTTTGGAAACCAGGCACTATTCCGACTACACTCATATTGTCATGGGCTCGGCAAACGCCACGAATGCAGCACTTGGATTCGTAGACACCTCTAATACGGCACTGGTTCGCGGCGTGAACGTGGAGATTCTTGCCGAACTCAAGGGCAGAAAGAGCAGGGTCGGGGGGATTGACCAGATTCTTGATCAGGACGGCCTTGGGGAACTTCTTGCTGATTTTCACAAATCCACCCCGGTGCCGCCGGACTCACGCCGTGCGGAAGCGGAAAAGGCCCTGGAAAACGCTCGCAAGGCCCTGGCCAGTGCTGAACTCACTCTGACGTGCAAGCCGGTTGGAGGAGCGTCTACTTGGAAACTGACCCTTGTCGGCTCCATTCCATTGATGCCGTGCATTGTTCAGACCCAGGCCTGGCCCATCACCATTGGCGATGACCAGGCAAAGACCATCATGCCAAATAGTGCGGAACACGGTATAGCGTCTCCCAAAGGGCATGACCTGGGGGAGTTTTCCGCTGCATCTCTGACCGGCCTGATCGCTTTTGCCCTGCAAACGGAACACCTGGATATTTCTGCCAGGTTTGTGCTGAACCTGCCGGTTTCCGGGATGCCAGATGAGCGCGACGCCTCCATCCTACGCACTGTTCTGGCCAACAAGGACGGTTTTCTGCGGTATCTGCTGCTGCTTCTGGGTCAGGCCGACGGGGACGGCGTGATATCTGGCCCAGGGATGGGAATCTGGCGGCAAATATTCAGAAAGCTGGCACACGGCGATGATGTGGCCTTGCTGGAAGAAATGACCAGGGTCTACAGCCGGTCGCCGGAGCGTCTTCAGGACGTGAAAAAGCTGGTTCACGACCTGCAGCGGACAAAGGCGGACATCATTCCCGAACACTTCCTGCAACTGTGGTCCGTGTTCGAGACCGCTTTGGAGCAACGTCGTGAAAAGTAA
- a CDS encoding DUF6361 family protein, whose amino-acid sequence MPSTLSWIDHDTAARERTLRILSLFQERETRDELGLGSVRDSFADQLFPGTSTIQTRLRYMLFVPWIYKSLEDRKVPSSSFAQQADKIERSLITPLLASDDQAGVFGKTAGGSLKRLPSSVYWSGLGAWGIRTMDLSQDEYHRRIDQIHELRRSLKEEEKLTRARGDDVDIEARRQTETWHPGLPPIPDGFPSQADFALTRQEAEFIRDRIRISAPQSLLSFLTLHGKPTDVAFPWEHPDLGSFLDAHKLLMAHARLFSESMHGAALVYNYQLAKVRSSDDLADTHAQSFQKWKETLPLGDIHAWDLNALWEATKIDGQAIHPRTQDFVRSWINLVRLHAGDLLHNAEAAQLIRLREMWLKKGRSRFSNQRALEQWGGKSGTARLAYRWSNVKTLLDDLYQGLKGGGHA is encoded by the coding sequence ATGCCCTCCACCCTCTCCTGGATCGACCACGACACCGCCGCCCGAGAACGCACCCTGCGCATCCTCTCCCTGTTTCAGGAACGCGAGACCCGCGACGAGCTGGGCCTGGGATCTGTGCGGGACAGCTTCGCTGACCAGCTTTTTCCCGGCACGAGCACCATCCAGACCCGGTTGCGGTACATGCTCTTCGTGCCGTGGATCTATAAATCCCTGGAAGACCGGAAAGTGCCGTCCTCGTCTTTCGCCCAGCAGGCGGACAAGATTGAACGGTCCTTGATCACGCCTTTGCTGGCCTCCGACGATCAGGCCGGAGTTTTCGGCAAAACCGCTGGCGGAAGCCTGAAGCGTTTGCCCAGTTCCGTTTATTGGTCCGGCCTGGGGGCCTGGGGCATCCGGACCATGGACCTGTCGCAGGATGAGTATCATCGCCGGATTGACCAAATCCATGAGCTTCGACGCAGCCTCAAGGAGGAAGAAAAGCTGACCAGGGCGAGGGGTGATGATGTGGATATCGAAGCCCGGCGTCAAACCGAGACGTGGCATCCAGGTTTGCCGCCCATTCCTGACGGGTTTCCGAGCCAGGCGGATTTTGCCCTGACCCGGCAGGAAGCGGAGTTCATTCGGGACCGCATTCGAATCAGCGCTCCACAGAGCCTGCTTTCCTTTTTGACGCTGCACGGCAAGCCCACCGACGTCGCCTTTCCCTGGGAGCATCCAGATCTGGGGTCTTTTTTGGATGCCCATAAACTTCTGATGGCTCATGCCCGGTTGTTCTCGGAATCCATGCATGGCGCAGCCCTTGTCTACAACTACCAGCTTGCCAAAGTCCGTTCCAGCGACGACCTGGCCGACACCCACGCCCAGAGCTTTCAGAAGTGGAAAGAGACCCTGCCCCTGGGTGATATCCACGCCTGGGATCTCAATGCACTCTGGGAAGCCACGAAGATTGACGGCCAGGCCATTCATCCTCGGACACAGGACTTTGTTCGGTCATGGATCAACTTGGTCCGTCTGCATGCCGGGGATCTGCTGCACAATGCCGAGGCCGCCCAGCTCATCCGGCTGCGGGAGATGTGGCTCAAAAAGGGCCGTTCCAGGTTCTCCAATCAGCGAGCCCTGGAACAGTGGGGCGGAAAATCCGGAACCGCCCGCCTGGCCTACCGCTGGTCCAACGTGAAGACCTTACTGGATGATCTGTACCAGGGTTTGAAGGGGGGAGGTCATGCTTAA
- a CDS encoding DUF7669 domain-containing protein: MPIFKLVNAEENIDNAILIPTTKTNLELEKHLESWLESSPWAIAQEPLIIIGRQTTANTEEYGSIFPDLLGIDKDGNLVIIEFKKGRTPREVIAQLLEYAAWACDLSDEKVHDIAENYLSKKKSEQKLETLFWESFEAEEFPTLNQRLRLFIAAEDIAPSVAKVSRFLRQAHGVDVNCVKFSIFQTKSGEILVNSEYIVGLEDVVSRKDHTKQTRWSGTKTVKEIVWEGVQEFTKGDGKRMFTPKDIMEIIHKKQPEIKKSTIGCQIISDSVNHPSRHHYPGGKDRYWWLEKGKYRLFNPIDDSTN; the protein is encoded by the coding sequence ATGCCAATATTCAAATTAGTCAACGCTGAAGAAAATATCGATAACGCAATTTTGATCCCGACCACAAAAACAAATCTTGAACTGGAAAAACATCTTGAAAGCTGGCTGGAAAGCAGCCCCTGGGCTATCGCTCAAGAACCACTTATTATAATCGGTCGGCAAACAACTGCGAATACAGAAGAATATGGATCAATATTTCCTGATCTTCTTGGCATAGATAAAGATGGAAATCTTGTAATCATCGAATTTAAAAAAGGCAGGACTCCAAGAGAAGTGATTGCTCAGCTCCTTGAGTATGCTGCATGGGCTTGCGATTTATCAGATGAAAAGGTTCACGATATTGCAGAAAATTATTTAAGCAAAAAGAAAAGTGAACAAAAATTAGAAACACTTTTTTGGGAATCTTTTGAAGCAGAGGAGTTTCCAACATTAAATCAAAGATTACGTTTATTTATTGCGGCAGAGGATATTGCACCGAGTGTTGCAAAGGTATCTCGTTTTTTGAGACAGGCTCACGGCGTTGATGTCAATTGTGTGAAGTTCTCTATATTTCAAACTAAATCAGGTGAAATACTTGTTAATTCTGAATATATTGTAGGGCTTGAAGATGTTGTTTCACGGAAAGACCATACCAAACAGACAAGATGGTCAGGCACCAAAACTGTTAAAGAAATAGTATGGGAAGGCGTTCAAGAGTTCACAAAGGGTGACGGCAAGAGAATGTTCACACCCAAAGATATCATGGAAATAATTCACAAAAAACAGCCAGAAATAAAGAAAAGCACTATCGGTTGCCAAATCATTTCTGATAGCGTCAACCACCCATCTCGGCATCACTACCCCGGTGGCAAAGATCGATATTGGTGGCTGGAAAAAGGTAAGTATCGGTTATTTAATCCAATAGATGATTCAACTAATTGA
- a CDS encoding glycine zipper family protein, with protein MRKATVLISILVVLTTGCASYRPIVDMQGVNSVKYEQDLRDCQNYAKQVSPATSSIVGGAVGAGAGALLGLVVGSYFGRAGEFAGMGAAVGGTSGGMTGAAEGARSQMDIIRRCMVGRGYRVLQ; from the coding sequence ATGCGCAAGGCCACCGTACTCATCTCCATTCTTGTCGTGCTCACAACCGGCTGTGCCAGCTACCGCCCCATCGTGGACATGCAAGGGGTCAACTCCGTAAAGTATGAGCAGGATCTTCGTGACTGCCAAAACTACGCAAAACAGGTTTCACCAGCGACCTCAAGTATTGTCGGCGGGGCTGTTGGTGCCGGAGCCGGGGCTTTGCTTGGTCTTGTTGTCGGGTCATATTTTGGCCGTGCCGGTGAATTCGCGGGAATGGGGGCGGCTGTCGGGGGGACGTCAGGCGGTATGACCGGAGCGGCGGAAGGGGCCAGGAGTCAGATGGATATTATCAGACGGTGCATGGTCGGGAGGGGGTATAGGGTGTTGCAGTAA